In one Nocardia tengchongensis genomic region, the following are encoded:
- a CDS encoding ABC transporter permease, which translates to MSLDVTAIEKTATAAPEFEVETEEQILARVRNQARRNKIRTWSLRALIVAVWLGSWQLTATYWIDPFFYSKPSLIWDRLVEWFTEGTQFGSIWLQLYTTVQEAVLGFAIGTVAGIVLGVLLGRSRYWADVLAPFIKALNAVPRIVLASLFIIWFGLGLQSKVATVVVLVFFAVFFNAFTGAREVDGNVIDNARILGASRRQVLGSIVLPSATTWILSSLHTAFGFALIGAVVGEYAGAGKGLGLLISNAQGTFDAAGIYAGMIIITVVALVAEWLIGLAENRLLKWRPSQSGSGHGI; encoded by the coding sequence GTGTCGCTTGATGTCACGGCGATCGAGAAGACCGCCACCGCCGCACCGGAATTCGAGGTGGAGACCGAGGAGCAGATCCTCGCCCGGGTCCGCAACCAGGCCCGCCGGAACAAGATCCGCACCTGGAGCCTGCGCGCCCTGATCGTGGCCGTGTGGCTGGGCTCCTGGCAGCTCACCGCCACCTACTGGATCGACCCGTTCTTCTACTCCAAGCCGTCGCTGATCTGGGATCGCCTGGTCGAATGGTTCACCGAGGGAACGCAGTTCGGCTCCATCTGGCTGCAGCTGTACACCACCGTGCAGGAGGCGGTGCTGGGCTTCGCGATCGGCACCGTCGCGGGCATCGTGCTCGGTGTGCTGCTGGGCCGCTCCCGCTACTGGGCCGATGTGCTGGCCCCGTTCATCAAGGCGCTCAACGCGGTGCCGCGCATCGTGCTGGCCTCGCTGTTCATCATCTGGTTCGGACTGGGATTGCAGTCCAAGGTGGCGACGGTGGTGGTGCTGGTGTTCTTCGCGGTGTTCTTCAACGCGTTCACCGGCGCCCGCGAGGTGGACGGCAATGTCATCGACAATGCCCGGATCCTGGGCGCGAGCCGCCGCCAGGTGCTCGGCTCGATCGTGCTGCCCAGCGCCACCACCTGGATCCTGTCGTCGCTGCACACCGCGTTCGGTTTCGCCCTGATCGGCGCGGTGGTCGGCGAGTACGCCGGCGCCGGCAAGGGTCTGGGCCTGCTGATCAGCAACGCGCAGGGCACCTTCGACGCGGCGGGCATCTACGCGGGCATGATCATCATCACCGTGGTGGCGCTGGTCGCCGAATGGCTGATCGGGCTGGCGGAGAACCGGCTGCTGAAATGGCGGCCGTCGCAGTCCGGCTCGGGACACGGGATCTGA
- a CDS encoding ABC transporter ATP-binding protein — protein sequence MSTTTTERGGGEPGGTAPRINTATLIELRGATKRFPGNNGGIHTAVRDLNFAVAAGEFVAVVGPTGCGKSTTLSLVSGLEPASAGRTLVRGKDVRGIPDGVGYMFQQDAVLPWKSVLENVALGPKFRGVGKAEARERAARWVRTVGLGGFENYYPHQLSGGMRKRVALAQTLVNDPEIILMDEPFSALDVQTRQLMQDELLRVWSGTDSSSPEKGRAAVIFVTHDLEEAIALADRVVVMTASPATVCGDFRVTLDRPRDVEEVRLTEEFRDLYKEIWETLRDQVEAARTKGAASVA from the coding sequence ATGAGCACAACGACCACTGAACGTGGTGGCGGTGAGCCGGGCGGCACGGCCCCGCGGATCAACACGGCAACCCTGATCGAACTGCGCGGCGCGACCAAACGGTTCCCCGGCAACAACGGCGGCATCCACACCGCGGTGCGCGACCTGAACTTCGCCGTCGCCGCGGGCGAGTTCGTCGCCGTCGTCGGCCCCACCGGCTGCGGCAAATCCACCACACTGTCGCTGGTCTCCGGCCTGGAACCGGCGTCGGCCGGCCGAACCCTGGTGCGCGGCAAGGACGTCCGCGGCATCCCCGACGGCGTCGGCTACATGTTCCAGCAGGACGCGGTACTGCCGTGGAAATCGGTCCTCGAGAACGTGGCGCTGGGCCCCAAGTTCCGCGGCGTCGGCAAGGCCGAGGCGCGCGAACGGGCGGCCCGCTGGGTACGCACGGTCGGGCTCGGCGGGTTCGAGAACTACTACCCGCATCAGCTGTCGGGCGGCATGCGCAAGCGCGTGGCCCTGGCCCAGACCCTGGTCAACGATCCCGAGATCATCCTGATGGACGAGCCGTTCAGCGCGCTCGACGTGCAGACCCGCCAGCTCATGCAGGACGAGCTGCTGCGCGTGTGGTCGGGCACCGACTCGAGCAGCCCCGAGAAGGGCCGGGCCGCAGTCATCTTCGTGACACACGATCTGGAGGAGGCCATCGCCCTCGCCGATCGGGTGGTCGTCATGACCGCGAGCCCCGCGACGGTGTGCGGTGACTTCCGGGTCACCCTGGACCGGCCCCGCGATGTCGAGGAGGTGCGGCTCACCGAGGAGTTCCGCGACCTCTACAAGGAGATCTGGGAAACGCTGCGCGATCAGGTCGAGGCGGCCCGCACGAAGGGAGCGGCCAGTGTCGCTTGA